Proteins encoded by one window of Erwinia pyrifoliae DSM 12163:
- the glnH gene encoding glutamine ABC transporter substrate-binding protein GlnH, giving the protein MKSISKVSIAALALAFAFSSTAAEKKLVVATDTAFVPFEFKQGGNYVGFDIDLWDAIAKQLNMEYTLKPMDFSGIIPALQTRNIDLALAGITITDERKKAIAFSDGYYKSGLLVMVNANNDSVKGIDDLNGKVVAVKSGTGSVDYAKQHIKYKDLRQFPNIDNAYMELGTNRADAVLHDTPNILYFINTAGKGQFKAVGDSIEAQQYGIAFPKGSDDLREKVNGALKTLRENGTYNTLYKKWFGSEPK; this is encoded by the coding sequence ATGAAGTCAATTTCTAAGGTTTCGATTGCCGCGTTGGCGCTGGCATTTGCTTTTTCTTCCACAGCCGCTGAAAAAAAACTGGTCGTGGCTACCGATACCGCTTTTGTGCCCTTCGAATTCAAACAGGGCGGTAACTATGTCGGTTTCGACATCGACCTCTGGGATGCGATCGCCAAACAGCTGAACATGGAATACACGCTGAAGCCGATGGACTTCAGCGGCATTATCCCTGCGCTGCAAACGCGCAACATCGATCTGGCGCTGGCCGGTATCACCATTACTGATGAACGTAAAAAAGCCATCGCCTTCTCTGACGGTTACTACAAAAGTGGCCTACTGGTAATGGTGAATGCCAATAATGATTCAGTAAAAGGCATTGATGACCTGAACGGTAAAGTGGTAGCGGTTAAGAGCGGCACCGGGTCCGTTGACTATGCCAAACAGCACATCAAATACAAAGACCTGCGTCAGTTCCCTAATATCGACAACGCCTACATGGAGCTGGGCACCAACCGAGCCGATGCGGTGCTGCACGATACGCCAAATATTCTTTACTTCATCAACACTGCGGGTAAGGGTCAGTTTAAAGCCGTAGGTGACTCCATTGAAGCTCAACAGTATGGTATTGCCTTCCCGAAAGGCAGCGACGATCTGCGTGAGAAAGTCAACGGTGCACTGAAAACCCTGCGTGAGAACGGCACCTATAACACGTTGTACAAAAAATGGTTTGGCAGCGAACCTAAATAA
- the glnP gene encoding glutamine ABC transporter permease GlnP, producing MQFDWSAIWPAIPILLEGARMTLLISVLGLVGGVIIGLVAGFARAYGGWLSRNIALVFIELIRGTPIVVQVMFIYFALPMAFNDLRIDPFSAAVVTIMINSGAYIAEITRGAVLSINRGFREAGLALGLSSRETLRYVIMPLALRRMLPPLGNQWIVSIKDTSLFIVIGVAELTRQGQEIIAGNFRALEIWSAVAVIYLIITLVLSFVLRRLERRMKIL from the coding sequence ATGCAGTTTGACTGGAGCGCCATCTGGCCTGCTATTCCCATCCTGCTGGAAGGCGCGAGGATGACCCTGCTGATCTCCGTCCTCGGGCTGGTTGGCGGGGTGATTATCGGCCTGGTTGCCGGTTTCGCCCGCGCCTACGGCGGCTGGCTGTCACGTAATATCGCACTGGTTTTTATTGAGCTGATCCGTGGCACGCCGATTGTGGTGCAGGTGATGTTTATCTATTTCGCTCTGCCGATGGCGTTTAACGATTTGAGAATCGACCCGTTCAGCGCGGCGGTGGTCACCATTATGATCAACTCCGGTGCTTATATCGCCGAAATTACCCGTGGTGCGGTACTGTCAATTAACCGGGGCTTTCGTGAAGCGGGACTGGCGCTGGGCCTTTCCAGCCGCGAAACGCTGCGCTACGTCATTATGCCGCTGGCACTGCGCCGTATGCTGCCACCGCTCGGTAACCAGTGGATTGTCAGCATTAAGGACACGTCGCTGTTTATCGTGATCGGCGTGGCAGAACTGACCCGTCAGGGCCAGGAAATTATTGCCGGCAACTTCCGTGCGCTGGAGATCTGGAGCGCCGTCGCCGTTATCTATCTGATTATTACCCTGGTGCTGAGCTTTGTGCTGCGTCGCCTTGAGAGAAGGATGAAAATCCTGTGA
- the glnQ gene encoding glutamine ABC transporter ATP-binding protein GlnQ codes for MIVFKNVSKHFGATQVLHDIDLNIKQGEVVVIIGPSGSGKSTLLRCINKLEEITSGELIVDGIKVNDPKVDDRLIRQEAGMVFQQFHLFPQMSALDNVAFGPIRVHGVKKEDAQRLARELLGKVGLAERADHFPSELSGGQQQRVAIARALAVKPKMMLFDEPTSALDPELRHEVLKVMQELAEEGMTMVIVTHEVGFAQKVASRLIFIDKGRIAEDGNPDELITNPPSARLREFLQHVS; via the coding sequence GTGATTGTATTTAAAAACGTTTCCAAGCACTTTGGCGCTACCCAGGTGCTGCACGACATCGATCTGAACATCAAACAAGGTGAAGTGGTGGTGATTATCGGGCCGTCCGGTTCCGGCAAATCCACCCTGCTGCGCTGCATCAACAAGCTGGAAGAAATCACCAGCGGCGAATTGATTGTTGACGGTATAAAGGTCAACGATCCTAAGGTTGACGACCGGCTGATCCGCCAGGAAGCGGGTATGGTGTTTCAGCAGTTCCATCTGTTTCCACAAATGAGCGCGCTGGATAACGTGGCGTTTGGCCCAATCCGCGTGCACGGCGTAAAAAAAGAGGATGCGCAGCGCCTGGCACGCGAGCTGCTGGGGAAAGTGGGCCTGGCTGAGCGAGCCGATCACTTCCCTTCCGAGCTTTCCGGTGGGCAGCAGCAGCGCGTTGCCATTGCACGCGCGCTGGCGGTGAAACCCAAGATGATGCTGTTCGATGAGCCGACCTCGGCGCTGGACCCGGAACTGCGCCATGAAGTGCTAAAAGTGATGCAGGAGCTGGCCGAAGAAGGCATGACGATGGTGATCGTCACTCACGAGGTCGGCTTCGCGCAGAAAGTGGCATCCAGGCTGATCTTTATCGATAAAGGCCGTATCGCCGAAGATGGCAACCCCGATGAGTTAATCACTAACCCACCCAGTGCACGTCTGCGTGAGTTTTTGCAGCACGTATCCTGA